A window of the Alnus glutinosa chromosome 4, dhAlnGlut1.1, whole genome shotgun sequence genome harbors these coding sequences:
- the LOC133865437 gene encoding putative laccase-9 codes for MNLSNKYTMIMFPSFLFLVGLFFRMVQGDVHFYDFLLTEKNFTRLCSTKSMLVVNGSFPGPVIRVTKGDTVYVNVHNQGYYGVTIHWHGVKNPRNPWSDGPEYVTQCPIQPGSNFTYEVIFSDEEGTIWWHAHSEWTRASVHGAIVVLPVNGTTRPFPEPDEEEILVLGSWYIDDLHVVVDTDLKTGDDLPHSDAFTINGEPGDFCACSKETTYRWMVSYGKTYLLRVINADINAELFLAIAQHNLTVVGMDGHYIKPIVTNYIFISPGQTMDILLTTNQSLGHYYIAARQFWSQNPGVTNFDHVNATAILQYKGNYSFLESPLFPSELPFYKDLKSSLSFTSSIRSLASEDHPVNVPLNITTRMFITLSMSDLPCENTTCEEAGDRYGYLFATSVNNISWVNPTSTDILLAYYRNISGVYTTDFPDEPPSYFNFTSDDTEDYSGVTKQGTKVKVLNYNEAVEILFQDTNLIGGGANHPMHFHGYSFFVVGMGSGNFDNKTDPKGFNLVDPPEVNTFAVPRNGWLAIRFLAKNPGVWFWHCHLERHFSWGMNAAFIVKNGDTAETSILQPPANMPPCRVPFRSWLQNSDDSDEKEKESSLI; via the exons ATGAATCTCAGTAACAAATATACCATGATAATGTTTCCGAGCTTTCTATTTCTTGTGGGATTGTTTTTTCGCATGGTTCAAGGCGATGTCCATTTCTATGACTTTTTG cTGACAGAGAAAAACTTCACACGGCTGTGCTCCACAAAAAGCATGTTAGTTGTAAATGGCAGTTTTCCAGGGCCAGTTATACGGGTTACCAAAGGGGACACCGTGTATGTTAATGTTCACAACCAAGGATATTATGGGGTGACCATTCACtg GCATGGTGTTAAGAACCCAAGAAATCCTTGGTCGGATGGCCCGGAGTACGTCACACAATGTCCCATTCAACCAGGATCAAACTTCACCTACGAAGTCATATTTTCTGACGAGGAAGGAACCATCTGGTGGCATGCTCACAGCGAGTGGACACGTGCCAGTGTTCATGGTGCCATAGTTGTCTTGCCTGTTAATGGAACTACTCGTCCATTTCCCGAGCCAGACGAAGAAGAGATCCTTGTGCTTG GGTCCTGGTACATTGACGATTTACACGTCGTGGTTGATACGGACCTTAAAACTGGTGATGACTTGCCGCATTCAGATGCTTTCACCATAAACGGTGAACCTGGAGATTTTTGTGCATGCTCCAAAG AAACAACATACCGTTGGATGGTTAGTTACGGCAAGACCTATCTTCTTCGTGTAATCAATGCAGATATTAATGCAGAACTCTTCCTTGCAATCGCCCAACACAACCTCACAGTTGTTGGAATGGATGGGCATTATATCAAACCAATAGTCACCAATTACATTTTTATAAGCCCGGGACAAACAATGGATATCTTACTCACAACCAATCAGTCTCTTGGGCACTATTATATCGCTGCTCGACAATTCTGGAGCCAAAATCCCGGAGTTACAAATTTCGACCACGTCAATGCCACCGCAATCCTCCAATACAAAGGAAACTATTCTTTCCTAGAATCTCCTTTGTTTCCTAGTGAGCTTCCTTTTTACAAGGATTTAAAATCTTCCTTAAGCTTTACAAGTAGTATTCGGAGCTTAGCAAGCGAAGATCACCCCGTAAACGTCCCCTTAAACATAACTACCCGAATGTTTATAACACTTTCAATGAGCGACCTGCCCTGTGAAAACACTACATGTGAGGAGGCAGGAGATCGATATGGCTATCTGTTCGCTACAAGTGTGAATAATATAAGTTGGGTTAATCCTACAAGTACTGATATACTGCTCGCATACTACAG GAACATTAGTGGGGTTTATACTACAGATTTCCCAGACGAGCCCCCTTCTTATTTTAACTTTACATCTGATGACACTGAAGATTATAGTGGAGTAACAAAGCAAGGCACTAAGGTGAAAGTGTTGAATTATAATGAAGCAGTAGAGATACTTTTTCAGGATACCAACTTGATCGGAGGTGGGGCAAATCATCCGATGCATTTTCATGGGTATAGCTTCTTCGTGGTTGGAATGGGTTCTGGGAATTTTGACAACAAAACCGACCCAAAAGGATTTAATTTAGTTGATCCACCTGAAGTGAATACCTTTGCTGTTCCTAGGAATGGATGGCTTGCCATCAGATTTCTAGCAAAAAATCCTG GTGTGTGGTTTTGGCATTGCCATTTGGAGCGACATTTTTCTTGGGGCATGAATGCTGCTTTTATTGTAAAAAATGGAGATACTGCTGAGACAAGTATCCTCCAACCCCCTGCTAACATGCCTCCTTGTAGAGTTCCATTCAGATCTTGGCTCCAAAATAGTGATGATTcggatgaaaaagaaaaagaatcaagttTGATCTAA